A genomic stretch from Spodoptera frugiperda isolate SF20-4 chromosome 14, AGI-APGP_CSIRO_Sfru_2.0, whole genome shotgun sequence includes:
- the LOC118279234 gene encoding protein lingerer isoform X10, with product MSLGARATKGGAKGGAKDGKHAQETRKSTDKTQSKEKVKPQATTEQLRMAHMIDRKSDDASDVRRMVLELMEMTCRTEEEVCSALHDSDNDMVLACNLLLEESQRIQGEWQTSEKKKKKPPAPAGNGELDPPRDPRSRSGPRPPGRGSGERGERGERGPGGERGPGGERARGEGSWRGGRGAPRGRGGARGARGAPPRRLRPDRDTHCWNDPQPAGGNNIVDTFPTTEDWDNEEWSGSLSDTKVFTPSAAAAPPADVPPAGTQINSVSRQSPVAAAAGVAAAGAASAAGPAAAPAPPPDTQPAPDTYHHQMHHQPMGMSGSLTAAQSQYLSQLTQQSQRHDNSVYTSNYGVYGSTDMSSQRKPQRARVPPPSKIPSSAVEMPGGADGAMFLDVQFGALEPEALRDNTTPKPSTPGTEASASAVVNSAPPAGAPPAAPPAGLQPAPPRVSPSPDAAPPHTYANNTNNMLNENLSSVEPTPVSVPAPASEPTVTNTTSSLDASLAGSMKQLSVSEAGAAPHHHSHPQGHHRPKSVGQQAVYHHAVSHHPPVYGANVYGPQQVNSTAAGLSGGAGLSVTYGEARGLSQYGPMLSSYVTSPSAAPYAGSALYTPAPYAPYTPAMPKQPAKENAQYESSVASSNSLTSTTTQTQTSTAKVATTTVSGHGSSGYASGALYGAGATPYAPYDDQIIRSSLPHHMGGYYEVGYGGRDATFGLSAGERFGRTDAASPQQVPAAALPPGYAYFAYQPPPTTYQYGVYPTYGGGSNVGGVGGVGGVGGVSGQAKVSTYTQQQPYDAQDSYKPGGPYSGTASKSAGGAAADLTNAMYAKTHVALNKVNSYEKASFHSGTPPPFGGASHLYIPAPPHHHPHHHAPQQHQMDVRVNSSHNRRESGAGGGRASSSKPAASKPSYSQSYWAPN from the exons GCTACAACAGAACAGCTCCGCATGGCACACATGATCGATCGTAAAAGCGATGACGCGTCTGACGTTCGAAGAATG GTGCTGGAGCTGATGGAGATGACGTGTCGTACCGAGGAGGAAGTGTGCTCGGCACTCCACGACTCGGACAACGACATGGTCCTCGCCTGCAACCTGCTACTCGAGGAGAGCCAGCGGATACAG GGCGAGTGGCAAACAagtgagaaaaagaaaaagaagccACCAGCCCCCGCAGGCAACGGCGAGTTAGACCCACCACGGGACCCACGCAGTCGCTCCGGACCCAGGCCAC CAGGCCGAGGGTCAGGCGAGCGTGGCGAGCGCGGCGAGCGCGGTCCGGGCGGGGAGCGGGGACCGGGCGGGGAGCGCGCGCGGGGCGAGGGCTCGTGGCGCGGCGGGCGGGGCGCGCCGCGCGGCCGCGGGGGCGCACGGGGCGCGAGGGGCGCGCCGCCCCGCAGGCTGCGCCCCGACCGGGACACACACTGCTGGAACGACCCGCAGCCCGCCG GTGGCAACAACATCGTCGACACATTCCCCACCACAGAAGACTGGGACAACGAGGAGTGGTCCGGTTCCCTATCAGATACCAAG GTGTTCACCCCGAGCGCGGCGGCCGCGCCGCCCGCTGACGTACCGCCCGCCGGGACG CAAATAAACTCAGTGAGCCGGCAGTCCCCGGTGGCTGCGGCGGCgggcgtggcggcggcgggcgcggccaGCGCGGCGGG CCcggccgccgcgcccgcgcccccgcccgacACGCAGCCCGCGCCTGACACCTACCACCACCAGATGCACCACCAG CCCATGGGTATGTCCGGCAGTCTAACGGCGGCGCAGTCACAGTACCTATCGCAACTCACGCAACAGTCACAAAGGCATGACAATA GTGTATACACATCGAATTACGGCGTATACGGGTCCACAGACATGTCCAGCCAGAGGAAACCGCAGCGGGCGAGAGTACCGCCGCCTTCCAAG ATTCCATCGTCAGCGGTGGAGATGCCGGGCGGTGCGGACGGCGCGATGTTCCTCGATGTACAGTTCGGGGCACTCGAACCCGAGGCCTTGCGGGACAATACCACACCCAAACCG TCGACGCCGGGTACGGAGGCGAGTGCTAGTGCGGTAGTGAACTCCGCGCCCCCGGCGGGCGCGccccccgccgcgcccccgGCAGGCCTTCAGCCTGCGCCCCCGCGCGTCTCGCCCTCCCCCGACGCCGCGCCCCCGCACACGTACGCCAACAACACTAACAATATG CTAAACGAGAACCTATCGTCAGTAGAGCCGACGCCCGTCAGTGTCCCCGCGCCCGCGTCAGAACCTACTGTCACAAACACTACTT CGTCCCTGGACGCGTCCCTGGCGGGGTCGATGAAGCAGCTGTCGGTGAGCGAGGCGggcgccgcgccgcaccaccactcGCACCCGCAGGGACACCACAGACCCAAG TCGGTGGGCCAGCAGGCAGTGTACCACCACGCAGTGTCGCACCACCCGCCTGTATACGGCGCCAACGTCTACGGACCGCAG CAGGTGAACTCGACGGCGGCGGGTCTGTCCGGGGGCGCGGGTCTGTCGGTGACGTACGGCGAGGCGCGCGGGCTGTCGCAGTACGGGCCCATGCTGTCGTCGTACGTGACGTCGCCGTCGGCCGCGCCCTACGCCGGCTCGGCGCTGTACACGCCGGCGCCCTACGCGCCATACACGCCCGCCATGCCCAAGCAGCCCGCCAAGGAGAACGCACAG TACGAAAGCTCAGTAGCGTCAAGTAATAGTCTAACTAGCACGACGACGCAGACACAAACCTCCACAGCCAAAGTAGCAACTACCACAG TATCAGGGCACGGGTCATCAGGCTACGCGTCAGGAGCGCTGTACGGTGCCGGCGCGACGCCGTACGCGCCGTACGACGACCAAATCATTCGCTCCAGTCTACCACACCATATG GGAGGTTACTACGAGGTGGGCTACGGCGGTCGGGACGCGACGTTCGGCCTGAGTGCCGGCGAACGGTTCGGACGGACCGACGCTGCGTCGCCGCAACAG GTCCCCGCGGCAGCGCTACCTCCAGGCTACGCTTACTTCGCGTACCAACCTCCACCCACCACGTACCAATATGGAGTCTACCCCACT TACGGCGGTGGCTCCAACGTGGGTGGAGTGGGCGGAGTGGGCGGCGTGGGCGGCGTGTCGGGGCAGGCCAAGGTCTCCACATACACGCAGCAACAACCCTACGACGCACAGGACTCATACAAACCCG GTGGCCCGTACAGCGGGACGGCGAGCAAGTCGGCAGGCGGCGCGGCCGCGGATCTCACTAACGCCATGTACGCCAAGACGCACGTCGCGCTCAACAAGGTCAAC AGTTACGAGAAGGCGTCGTTCCACAGCGGCACCCCGCCCCCGTTCGGCGGCGCGTCCCACCTGTACATCCCCGCGCCCCCCCACCaccacccccaccaccacgcgcCCCAGCAGCATCAG ATGGATGTACGGGTGAACAGTAGTCATAATAGGCGG GAGAGCGGTGCAGGAGGCGGTCGCGCGTCGTCCAGTAAGCCGGCCGCGAGCAAGCCGAGCTACTCGCAGTCCTACTGGGCGCCCAACTAG
- the LOC118279234 gene encoding protein lingerer isoform X5 — MSLGARATKGGAKGGAKDGKHAQETRKSTDKTQSKEKVKPQATTEQLRMAHMIDRKSDDASDVRRMVLELMEMTCRTEEEVCSALHDSDNDMVLACNLLLEESQRIQGEWQTSEKKKKKPPAPAGNGELDPPRDPRSRSGPRPPGRGSGERGERGERGPGGERGPGGERARGEGSWRGGRGAPRGRGGARGARGAPPRRLRPDRDTHCWNDPQPAGGNNIVDTFPTTEDWDNEEWSGSLSDTKVFTPSAAAAPPADVPPAGTTTETKEWEGAESGGPLEAHIPTYTYHNSAHIPAHPHHQLREQINSVSRQSPVAAAAGVAAAGAASAAGPAAPAGGAGPAPPAAAPAPPPDTQPAPDTYHHQMHHQPMGMSGSLTAAQSQYLSQLTQQSQRHDNSVYTSNYGVYGSTDMSSQRKPQRARVPPPSKIPSSAVEMPGGADGAMFLDVQFGALEPEALRDNTTPKPSTPGTEASASAVVNSAPPAGAPPAAPPAGLQPAPPRVSPSPDAAPPHTYANNTNNMLNENLSSVEPTPVSVPAPASEPTVTNTTSSLDASLAGSMKQLSVSEAGAAPHHHSHPQGHHRPKSVGQQAVYHHAVSHHPPVYGANVYGPQQVNSTAAGLSGGAGLSVTYGEARGLSQYGPMLSSYVTSPSAAPYAGSALYTPAPYAPYTPAMPKQPAKENAQYESSVASSNSLTSTTTQTQTSTAKVATTTVSGHGSSGYASGALYGAGATPYAPYDDQIIRSSLPHHMGGYYEVGYGGRDATFGLSAGERFGRTDAASPQQVPAAALPPGYAYFAYQPPPTTYQYGVYPTYGGGSNVGGVGGVGGVGGVSGQAKVSTYTQQQPYDAQDSYKPGGPYSGTASKSAGGAAADLTNAMYAKTHVALNKVNSYEKASFHSGTPPPFGGASHLYIPAPPHHHPHHHAPQQHQESGAGGGRASSSKPAASKPSYSQSYWAPN, encoded by the exons GCTACAACAGAACAGCTCCGCATGGCACACATGATCGATCGTAAAAGCGATGACGCGTCTGACGTTCGAAGAATG GTGCTGGAGCTGATGGAGATGACGTGTCGTACCGAGGAGGAAGTGTGCTCGGCACTCCACGACTCGGACAACGACATGGTCCTCGCCTGCAACCTGCTACTCGAGGAGAGCCAGCGGATACAG GGCGAGTGGCAAACAagtgagaaaaagaaaaagaagccACCAGCCCCCGCAGGCAACGGCGAGTTAGACCCACCACGGGACCCACGCAGTCGCTCCGGACCCAGGCCAC CAGGCCGAGGGTCAGGCGAGCGTGGCGAGCGCGGCGAGCGCGGTCCGGGCGGGGAGCGGGGACCGGGCGGGGAGCGCGCGCGGGGCGAGGGCTCGTGGCGCGGCGGGCGGGGCGCGCCGCGCGGCCGCGGGGGCGCACGGGGCGCGAGGGGCGCGCCGCCCCGCAGGCTGCGCCCCGACCGGGACACACACTGCTGGAACGACCCGCAGCCCGCCG GTGGCAACAACATCGTCGACACATTCCCCACCACAGAAGACTGGGACAACGAGGAGTGGTCCGGTTCCCTATCAGATACCAAG GTGTTCACCCCGAGCGCGGCGGCCGCGCCGCCCGCTGACGTACCGCCCGCCGGGACG ACAACGGAAACTAAA GAGTGGGAGGGCGCGGAGAGCGGAGGTCCGCTGGAGGCGCACATACCCACATACACGTACCACAACTCCGCGCACATACCCGCGCACCCGCACCACCAACTGCGAGAG CAAATAAACTCAGTGAGCCGGCAGTCCCCGGTGGCTGCGGCGGCgggcgtggcggcggcgggcgcggccaGCGCGGCGGGCCCGGCGGCACCGGCCGGGGGCGCGGGGCCTGCGCCCCcggccgccgcgcccgcgcccccgcccgacACGCAGCCCGCGCCTGACACCTACCACCACCAGATGCACCACCAG CCCATGGGTATGTCCGGCAGTCTAACGGCGGCGCAGTCACAGTACCTATCGCAACTCACGCAACAGTCACAAAGGCATGACAATA GTGTATACACATCGAATTACGGCGTATACGGGTCCACAGACATGTCCAGCCAGAGGAAACCGCAGCGGGCGAGAGTACCGCCGCCTTCCAAG ATTCCATCGTCAGCGGTGGAGATGCCGGGCGGTGCGGACGGCGCGATGTTCCTCGATGTACAGTTCGGGGCACTCGAACCCGAGGCCTTGCGGGACAATACCACACCCAAACCG TCGACGCCGGGTACGGAGGCGAGTGCTAGTGCGGTAGTGAACTCCGCGCCCCCGGCGGGCGCGccccccgccgcgcccccgGCAGGCCTTCAGCCTGCGCCCCCGCGCGTCTCGCCCTCCCCCGACGCCGCGCCCCCGCACACGTACGCCAACAACACTAACAATATG CTAAACGAGAACCTATCGTCAGTAGAGCCGACGCCCGTCAGTGTCCCCGCGCCCGCGTCAGAACCTACTGTCACAAACACTACTT CGTCCCTGGACGCGTCCCTGGCGGGGTCGATGAAGCAGCTGTCGGTGAGCGAGGCGggcgccgcgccgcaccaccactcGCACCCGCAGGGACACCACAGACCCAAG TCGGTGGGCCAGCAGGCAGTGTACCACCACGCAGTGTCGCACCACCCGCCTGTATACGGCGCCAACGTCTACGGACCGCAG CAGGTGAACTCGACGGCGGCGGGTCTGTCCGGGGGCGCGGGTCTGTCGGTGACGTACGGCGAGGCGCGCGGGCTGTCGCAGTACGGGCCCATGCTGTCGTCGTACGTGACGTCGCCGTCGGCCGCGCCCTACGCCGGCTCGGCGCTGTACACGCCGGCGCCCTACGCGCCATACACGCCCGCCATGCCCAAGCAGCCCGCCAAGGAGAACGCACAG TACGAAAGCTCAGTAGCGTCAAGTAATAGTCTAACTAGCACGACGACGCAGACACAAACCTCCACAGCCAAAGTAGCAACTACCACAG TATCAGGGCACGGGTCATCAGGCTACGCGTCAGGAGCGCTGTACGGTGCCGGCGCGACGCCGTACGCGCCGTACGACGACCAAATCATTCGCTCCAGTCTACCACACCATATG GGAGGTTACTACGAGGTGGGCTACGGCGGTCGGGACGCGACGTTCGGCCTGAGTGCCGGCGAACGGTTCGGACGGACCGACGCTGCGTCGCCGCAACAG GTCCCCGCGGCAGCGCTACCTCCAGGCTACGCTTACTTCGCGTACCAACCTCCACCCACCACGTACCAATATGGAGTCTACCCCACT TACGGCGGTGGCTCCAACGTGGGTGGAGTGGGCGGAGTGGGCGGCGTGGGCGGCGTGTCGGGGCAGGCCAAGGTCTCCACATACACGCAGCAACAACCCTACGACGCACAGGACTCATACAAACCCG GTGGCCCGTACAGCGGGACGGCGAGCAAGTCGGCAGGCGGCGCGGCCGCGGATCTCACTAACGCCATGTACGCCAAGACGCACGTCGCGCTCAACAAGGTCAAC AGTTACGAGAAGGCGTCGTTCCACAGCGGCACCCCGCCCCCGTTCGGCGGCGCGTCCCACCTGTACATCCCCGCGCCCCCCCACCaccacccccaccaccacgcgcCCCAGCAGCATCAG GAGAGCGGTGCAGGAGGCGGTCGCGCGTCGTCCAGTAAGCCGGCCGCGAGCAAGCCGAGCTACTCGCAGTCCTACTGGGCGCCCAACTAG
- the LOC118279234 gene encoding protein lingerer isoform X1, whose protein sequence is MSLGARATKGGAKGGAKDGKHAQETRKSTDKTQSKEKVKPQATTEQLRMAHMIDRKSDDASDVRRMVLELMEMTCRTEEEVCSALHDSDNDMVLACNLLLEESQRIQGEWQTSEKKKKKPPAPAGNGELDPPRDPRSRSGPRPPGRGSGERGERGERGPGGERGPGGERARGEGSWRGGRGAPRGRGGARGARGAPPRRLRPDRDTHCWNDPQPAGGNNIVDTFPTTEDWDNEEWSGSLSDTKVFTPSAAAAPPADVPPAGTTTETKEWEGAESGGPLEAHIPTYTYHNSAHIPAHPHHQLREQINSVSRQSPVAAAAGVAAAGAASAAGPAAPAGGAGPAPPAAAPAPPPDTQPAPDTYHHQMHHQPMGMSGSLTAAQSQYLSQLTQQSQRHDNSVYTSNYGVYGSTDMSSQRKPQRARVPPPSKIPSSAVEMPGGADGAMFLDVQFGALEPEALRDNTTPKPSTPGTEASASAVVNSAPPAGAPPAAPPAGLQPAPPRVSPSPDAAPPHTYANNTNNMLNENLSSVEPTPVSVPAPASEPTVTNTTSSLDASLAGSMKQLSVSEAGAAPHHHSHPQGHHRPKSVGQQAVYHHAVSHHPPVYGANVYGPQQVNSTAAGLSGGAGLSVTYGEARGLSQYGPMLSSYVTSPSAAPYAGSALYTPAPYAPYTPAMPKQPAKENAQYESSVASSNSLTSTTTQTQTSTAKVATTTVSGHGSSGYASGALYGAGATPYAPYDDQIIRSSLPHHMGGYYEVGYGGRDATFGLSAGERFGRTDAASPQQVPAAALPPGYAYFAYQPPPTTYQYGVYPTYGGGSNVGGVGGVGGVGGVSGQAKVSTYTQQQPYDAQDSYKPGGPYSGTASKSAGGAAADLTNAMYAKTHVALNKVNSYEKASFHSGTPPPFGGASHLYIPAPPHHHPHHHAPQQHQMDVRVNSSHNRRESGAGGGRASSSKPAASKPSYSQSYWAPN, encoded by the exons GCTACAACAGAACAGCTCCGCATGGCACACATGATCGATCGTAAAAGCGATGACGCGTCTGACGTTCGAAGAATG GTGCTGGAGCTGATGGAGATGACGTGTCGTACCGAGGAGGAAGTGTGCTCGGCACTCCACGACTCGGACAACGACATGGTCCTCGCCTGCAACCTGCTACTCGAGGAGAGCCAGCGGATACAG GGCGAGTGGCAAACAagtgagaaaaagaaaaagaagccACCAGCCCCCGCAGGCAACGGCGAGTTAGACCCACCACGGGACCCACGCAGTCGCTCCGGACCCAGGCCAC CAGGCCGAGGGTCAGGCGAGCGTGGCGAGCGCGGCGAGCGCGGTCCGGGCGGGGAGCGGGGACCGGGCGGGGAGCGCGCGCGGGGCGAGGGCTCGTGGCGCGGCGGGCGGGGCGCGCCGCGCGGCCGCGGGGGCGCACGGGGCGCGAGGGGCGCGCCGCCCCGCAGGCTGCGCCCCGACCGGGACACACACTGCTGGAACGACCCGCAGCCCGCCG GTGGCAACAACATCGTCGACACATTCCCCACCACAGAAGACTGGGACAACGAGGAGTGGTCCGGTTCCCTATCAGATACCAAG GTGTTCACCCCGAGCGCGGCGGCCGCGCCGCCCGCTGACGTACCGCCCGCCGGGACG ACAACGGAAACTAAA GAGTGGGAGGGCGCGGAGAGCGGAGGTCCGCTGGAGGCGCACATACCCACATACACGTACCACAACTCCGCGCACATACCCGCGCACCCGCACCACCAACTGCGAGAG CAAATAAACTCAGTGAGCCGGCAGTCCCCGGTGGCTGCGGCGGCgggcgtggcggcggcgggcgcggccaGCGCGGCGGGCCCGGCGGCACCGGCCGGGGGCGCGGGGCCTGCGCCCCcggccgccgcgcccgcgcccccgcccgacACGCAGCCCGCGCCTGACACCTACCACCACCAGATGCACCACCAG CCCATGGGTATGTCCGGCAGTCTAACGGCGGCGCAGTCACAGTACCTATCGCAACTCACGCAACAGTCACAAAGGCATGACAATA GTGTATACACATCGAATTACGGCGTATACGGGTCCACAGACATGTCCAGCCAGAGGAAACCGCAGCGGGCGAGAGTACCGCCGCCTTCCAAG ATTCCATCGTCAGCGGTGGAGATGCCGGGCGGTGCGGACGGCGCGATGTTCCTCGATGTACAGTTCGGGGCACTCGAACCCGAGGCCTTGCGGGACAATACCACACCCAAACCG TCGACGCCGGGTACGGAGGCGAGTGCTAGTGCGGTAGTGAACTCCGCGCCCCCGGCGGGCGCGccccccgccgcgcccccgGCAGGCCTTCAGCCTGCGCCCCCGCGCGTCTCGCCCTCCCCCGACGCCGCGCCCCCGCACACGTACGCCAACAACACTAACAATATG CTAAACGAGAACCTATCGTCAGTAGAGCCGACGCCCGTCAGTGTCCCCGCGCCCGCGTCAGAACCTACTGTCACAAACACTACTT CGTCCCTGGACGCGTCCCTGGCGGGGTCGATGAAGCAGCTGTCGGTGAGCGAGGCGggcgccgcgccgcaccaccactcGCACCCGCAGGGACACCACAGACCCAAG TCGGTGGGCCAGCAGGCAGTGTACCACCACGCAGTGTCGCACCACCCGCCTGTATACGGCGCCAACGTCTACGGACCGCAG CAGGTGAACTCGACGGCGGCGGGTCTGTCCGGGGGCGCGGGTCTGTCGGTGACGTACGGCGAGGCGCGCGGGCTGTCGCAGTACGGGCCCATGCTGTCGTCGTACGTGACGTCGCCGTCGGCCGCGCCCTACGCCGGCTCGGCGCTGTACACGCCGGCGCCCTACGCGCCATACACGCCCGCCATGCCCAAGCAGCCCGCCAAGGAGAACGCACAG TACGAAAGCTCAGTAGCGTCAAGTAATAGTCTAACTAGCACGACGACGCAGACACAAACCTCCACAGCCAAAGTAGCAACTACCACAG TATCAGGGCACGGGTCATCAGGCTACGCGTCAGGAGCGCTGTACGGTGCCGGCGCGACGCCGTACGCGCCGTACGACGACCAAATCATTCGCTCCAGTCTACCACACCATATG GGAGGTTACTACGAGGTGGGCTACGGCGGTCGGGACGCGACGTTCGGCCTGAGTGCCGGCGAACGGTTCGGACGGACCGACGCTGCGTCGCCGCAACAG GTCCCCGCGGCAGCGCTACCTCCAGGCTACGCTTACTTCGCGTACCAACCTCCACCCACCACGTACCAATATGGAGTCTACCCCACT TACGGCGGTGGCTCCAACGTGGGTGGAGTGGGCGGAGTGGGCGGCGTGGGCGGCGTGTCGGGGCAGGCCAAGGTCTCCACATACACGCAGCAACAACCCTACGACGCACAGGACTCATACAAACCCG GTGGCCCGTACAGCGGGACGGCGAGCAAGTCGGCAGGCGGCGCGGCCGCGGATCTCACTAACGCCATGTACGCCAAGACGCACGTCGCGCTCAACAAGGTCAAC AGTTACGAGAAGGCGTCGTTCCACAGCGGCACCCCGCCCCCGTTCGGCGGCGCGTCCCACCTGTACATCCCCGCGCCCCCCCACCaccacccccaccaccacgcgcCCCAGCAGCATCAG ATGGATGTACGGGTGAACAGTAGTCATAATAGGCGG GAGAGCGGTGCAGGAGGCGGTCGCGCGTCGTCCAGTAAGCCGGCCGCGAGCAAGCCGAGCTACTCGCAGTCCTACTGGGCGCCCAACTAG
- the LOC118279234 gene encoding protein lingerer isoform X7, with protein MSLGARATKGGAKGGAKDGKHAQETRKSTDKTQSKEKVKPQATTEQLRMAHMIDRKSDDASDVRRMVLELMEMTCRTEEEVCSALHDSDNDMVLACNLLLEESQRIQGEWQTSEKKKKKPPAPAGNGELDPPRDPRSRSGPRPPGRGSGERGERGERGPGGERGPGGERARGEGSWRGGRGAPRGRGGARGARGAPPRRLRPDRDTHCWNDPQPAGGNNIVDTFPTTEDWDNEEWSGSLSDTKVFTPSAAAAPPADVPPAGTTTETKEWEGAESGGPLEAHIPTYTYHNSAHIPAHPHHQLREQINSVSRQSPVAAAAGVAAAGAASAAGPAAPAGGAGPAPPAAAPAPPPDTQPAPDTYHHQMHHQPMGMSGSLTAAQSQYLSQLTQQSQRHDNSVYTSNYGVYGSTDMSSQRKPQRARVPPPSKIPSSAVEMPGGADGAMFLDVQFGALEPEALRDNTTPKPSTPGTEASASAVVNSAPPAGAPPAAPPAGLQPAPPRVSPSPDAAPPHTYANNTNNMLNENLSSVEPTPVSVPAPASEPTVTNTTSSLDASLAGSMKQLSVSEAGAAPHHHSHPQGHHRPKSVGQQAVYHHAVSHHPPVYGANVYGPQQVNSTAAGLSGGAGLSVTYGEARGLSQYGPMLSSYVTSPSAAPYAGSALYTPAPYAPYTPAMPKQPAKENAQYESSVASSNSLTSTTTQTQTSTAKVATTTVSGHGSSGYASGALYGAGATPYAPYDDQIIRSSLPHHMGGYYEVGYGGRDATFGLSAGERFGRTDAASPQQVPAAALPPGYAYFAYQPPPTTYQYGVYPTYGGGSNVGGVGGVGGVGGVSGQAKVSTYTQQQPYDAQDSYKPGGPYSGTASKSAGGAAADLTNAMYAKTHVALNKVNMDVRVNSSHNRRESGAGGGRASSSKPAASKPSYSQSYWAPN; from the exons GCTACAACAGAACAGCTCCGCATGGCACACATGATCGATCGTAAAAGCGATGACGCGTCTGACGTTCGAAGAATG GTGCTGGAGCTGATGGAGATGACGTGTCGTACCGAGGAGGAAGTGTGCTCGGCACTCCACGACTCGGACAACGACATGGTCCTCGCCTGCAACCTGCTACTCGAGGAGAGCCAGCGGATACAG GGCGAGTGGCAAACAagtgagaaaaagaaaaagaagccACCAGCCCCCGCAGGCAACGGCGAGTTAGACCCACCACGGGACCCACGCAGTCGCTCCGGACCCAGGCCAC CAGGCCGAGGGTCAGGCGAGCGTGGCGAGCGCGGCGAGCGCGGTCCGGGCGGGGAGCGGGGACCGGGCGGGGAGCGCGCGCGGGGCGAGGGCTCGTGGCGCGGCGGGCGGGGCGCGCCGCGCGGCCGCGGGGGCGCACGGGGCGCGAGGGGCGCGCCGCCCCGCAGGCTGCGCCCCGACCGGGACACACACTGCTGGAACGACCCGCAGCCCGCCG GTGGCAACAACATCGTCGACACATTCCCCACCACAGAAGACTGGGACAACGAGGAGTGGTCCGGTTCCCTATCAGATACCAAG GTGTTCACCCCGAGCGCGGCGGCCGCGCCGCCCGCTGACGTACCGCCCGCCGGGACG ACAACGGAAACTAAA GAGTGGGAGGGCGCGGAGAGCGGAGGTCCGCTGGAGGCGCACATACCCACATACACGTACCACAACTCCGCGCACATACCCGCGCACCCGCACCACCAACTGCGAGAG CAAATAAACTCAGTGAGCCGGCAGTCCCCGGTGGCTGCGGCGGCgggcgtggcggcggcgggcgcggccaGCGCGGCGGGCCCGGCGGCACCGGCCGGGGGCGCGGGGCCTGCGCCCCcggccgccgcgcccgcgcccccgcccgacACGCAGCCCGCGCCTGACACCTACCACCACCAGATGCACCACCAG CCCATGGGTATGTCCGGCAGTCTAACGGCGGCGCAGTCACAGTACCTATCGCAACTCACGCAACAGTCACAAAGGCATGACAATA GTGTATACACATCGAATTACGGCGTATACGGGTCCACAGACATGTCCAGCCAGAGGAAACCGCAGCGGGCGAGAGTACCGCCGCCTTCCAAG ATTCCATCGTCAGCGGTGGAGATGCCGGGCGGTGCGGACGGCGCGATGTTCCTCGATGTACAGTTCGGGGCACTCGAACCCGAGGCCTTGCGGGACAATACCACACCCAAACCG TCGACGCCGGGTACGGAGGCGAGTGCTAGTGCGGTAGTGAACTCCGCGCCCCCGGCGGGCGCGccccccgccgcgcccccgGCAGGCCTTCAGCCTGCGCCCCCGCGCGTCTCGCCCTCCCCCGACGCCGCGCCCCCGCACACGTACGCCAACAACACTAACAATATG CTAAACGAGAACCTATCGTCAGTAGAGCCGACGCCCGTCAGTGTCCCCGCGCCCGCGTCAGAACCTACTGTCACAAACACTACTT CGTCCCTGGACGCGTCCCTGGCGGGGTCGATGAAGCAGCTGTCGGTGAGCGAGGCGggcgccgcgccgcaccaccactcGCACCCGCAGGGACACCACAGACCCAAG TCGGTGGGCCAGCAGGCAGTGTACCACCACGCAGTGTCGCACCACCCGCCTGTATACGGCGCCAACGTCTACGGACCGCAG CAGGTGAACTCGACGGCGGCGGGTCTGTCCGGGGGCGCGGGTCTGTCGGTGACGTACGGCGAGGCGCGCGGGCTGTCGCAGTACGGGCCCATGCTGTCGTCGTACGTGACGTCGCCGTCGGCCGCGCCCTACGCCGGCTCGGCGCTGTACACGCCGGCGCCCTACGCGCCATACACGCCCGCCATGCCCAAGCAGCCCGCCAAGGAGAACGCACAG TACGAAAGCTCAGTAGCGTCAAGTAATAGTCTAACTAGCACGACGACGCAGACACAAACCTCCACAGCCAAAGTAGCAACTACCACAG TATCAGGGCACGGGTCATCAGGCTACGCGTCAGGAGCGCTGTACGGTGCCGGCGCGACGCCGTACGCGCCGTACGACGACCAAATCATTCGCTCCAGTCTACCACACCATATG GGAGGTTACTACGAGGTGGGCTACGGCGGTCGGGACGCGACGTTCGGCCTGAGTGCCGGCGAACGGTTCGGACGGACCGACGCTGCGTCGCCGCAACAG GTCCCCGCGGCAGCGCTACCTCCAGGCTACGCTTACTTCGCGTACCAACCTCCACCCACCACGTACCAATATGGAGTCTACCCCACT TACGGCGGTGGCTCCAACGTGGGTGGAGTGGGCGGAGTGGGCGGCGTGGGCGGCGTGTCGGGGCAGGCCAAGGTCTCCACATACACGCAGCAACAACCCTACGACGCACAGGACTCATACAAACCCG GTGGCCCGTACAGCGGGACGGCGAGCAAGTCGGCAGGCGGCGCGGCCGCGGATCTCACTAACGCCATGTACGCCAAGACGCACGTCGCGCTCAACAAGGTCAAC ATGGATGTACGGGTGAACAGTAGTCATAATAGGCGG GAGAGCGGTGCAGGAGGCGGTCGCGCGTCGTCCAGTAAGCCGGCCGCGAGCAAGCCGAGCTACTCGCAGTCCTACTGGGCGCCCAACTAG